DNA sequence from the Streptomyces sp. NBC_01497 genome:
TGGAGCCCTGAGGCAGACGTCCGACGACTCGGCCGCGCTTCTCGGCGCCAGGGGCCTGGCACGGCGGCCGACAAGACCGCAAGAGTGTGACGGGAGTCACTGAACTGATATGTGAACCATGCCCTCTTACCCCCTTCCTACATCACCTCAATTTTGTATGTGCCATTGCACTCTCGTGAAGGACACTTCCACACCTTCCGACACACCGACCGGTCGGATGGTGCCGACCCGCCGCCGCCGGGTGGCCACGGCGCCCTCAGGGGTGCCCCGGGCGGCCGGGGGCCGGCACCGGACGAGCACGGAGCGGGCGCAAAAAAATCGCGCTGGACCCGGCGGAGTCCAGCGCGATCGCACGACTTACCCGTATTGCTCGGGCATGGGGCCCGTTGGGGCAGGCACCCGTCGTGTGGAGCTATGTGCGGGACCGACCCAGTTGGGGGAACTGGCCGAGCCCTGCTTGTTGTGCCTGTTGAGCCCTAATGTGCTGTTCAGGCCTCACTGCGCTGCTGCGGGATTCCCGCAAGCAGTGCGCGGACCTCAGCCTCGCGGTACCGGCGATGTCCTCCGAGCGTTCGGATGGACGTGAGCTTGCCTGCCTTTGCCCAGCGTGTGACCGTTTTCGGGTCCACGCGGAACATGGAAGCAACCTCAGCCGGGGTCAGCAGCGGCTCGGCATCAGGGGTGCGAGCGGTCATGAGCGGCCTCCTCGGGAGAACCGAACCTTCTCGGTTCTTTCCTCTAAATTCTGCACCTTGACCCGCGTTGCCCGAAATGGCGGACGCGGGCCGAGTCGGTTATAGGACGAACGGCTTGTCCTCGGCACTACAACTACACCATCTGTCCAGCCACGTCGGCCAAACCGATGGAATTGCCCTCTGAGGTGTTCATCAGCGACGGAAGCCGATGGACCGTGCCATAGCGGACAGTCACCCACCCGTGACGATCAGTCACAGAACCATCAGGAGCCACCAGACCCCCCATAGAGTGCAATGCCGAGCATTCCGCCCAGACTTGGGCGGAAGGAACCCTCCCCGGACTCCTTGTCCTATTTTGACACGAGGATGGGGGATGGGCACAAGGCCCTTGTTAGTGCGGTCCGTCACGCTTAAGGGTCAAACGCCCGGAATCGGGACGTTGGGCAGAGACAAAGGGCCATCCCACCGCTGGTGCGCAGCCGGTGGACTCTGTGCGGTCCTGTGCGGCTCTGGGGGAAGACCCTGTGCGGGAGTGTACGGACAATACGTGACGGA
Encoded proteins:
- the bldC gene encoding developmental transcriptional regulator BldC, whose product is MTARTPDAEPLLTPAEVASMFRVDPKTVTRWAKAGKLTSIRTLGGHRRYREAEVRALLAGIPQQRSEA